The Rhipicephalus sanguineus isolate Rsan-2018 chromosome 10, BIME_Rsan_1.4, whole genome shotgun sequence genome segment GCTaccgctttttaaatgcgaagcatttcttagcgaacttctgcgactttgagcgtatctatctatctatctatctatctatctatctatctatctatctatctatctatctatctatctatctatctatctatctatctatctagccgcctatgactttgtgctctcctggtcgcttggttcatcgaatgtgcaccaaaattggcatggcgtaacatgactgtatgaagaacataaatgacaagtcagaacatgaacatcatgacacgcatgtcatgtacagcatgatttacacgctacgctcatggcgcgctggcggccgtttcgctagtttgatatacaccaaaattggtatcttgcgacgtgactgtgtgacgaacataaataacacgagttaacatgaaaatcatgacacgcatgtcatgcacagcatgacttacgtgccacgctcatggtgcgctggcggccgtttcgctagctttatatacaccaaaattggtatcttgtgacgtgaccgtgtaacgaacataaataactcgagataacatgaaaatcatgacacgcatgtcatgtacagcatgacttacgtggcacgctcatggggcgctggcggcagtttcgctagcttgatctaccccgaaattggtattgcgcggcgtgactgtatgacgaacataaaaacttgagttaacatgaaaatcatgacacgcatatcatgtacagcatgacttacgtgccacgctcatggagcgctggcggcagtttcgctagcttgatatacaccaaaattggtatcttgtgacgtcactgtgtaatgaacataaataacacgagttaacatgaaaatcatgacacgcatgtcatgtacagcatgacttacgtgccacgctcatggggcgctggcggcggtttcgctagcttgacctaccccgaaattggtattgcgtgacgtgactgtgtaacgaacacaaataacacgagttaacatgaaaatcatgacacgcatgtcatgtacagcatgacttacgtgccacgctcatggggcgctggcggcggtttcgctagatttatatacaccaaaattggtatcttgtgacgtgactgtgtgacgaacataaaaacacgagttaacatgagaatcatgacacgcatatcatgcacagcatgacttacgtgccacgctcatggggcgctggcggcggtttcgctagcttgatctaccccgaaattggtattgcgtgacgtgactgtgtagcgaacataaataacacgagttaacatgaaaatcatgacacgcatgtcatgtacagcatgacttacgtgccacgctatggggcgctggcggcggtttcgctagatttatatacaccaagattggtatcttgtgacgtcactgtgtaatgaacataaataacacgagttaacatgaaaatcatgacgcgcatgtcatgtacagcatgacttacgtgccacgctcatggggcgctggcggcggtttcgctagcttgacctaccccgaaattggtattgcgtgacgtgactgtgtaacgaacacaaataacacgagtcaacatgaaaatcatgacacgcatgtcatgtacagcatgacttacgtgccacgctcatggggcgctggcggcggcttcgctagatttatatacaccaagattggtatcttgtgacgtgactgtgtaacgaacataaataacacgagttaacatgaaaataatgacacgcatgtcatgtacattatgacttacgtgccacgctcatggggcgctggcggcggtttcgctagcttgatctaccccgaaattggtattgcgtgacgtgactgtgtagcgaacataaataacacgaattaacatgaaaatcatgacacgcatgtcatgtacagcatgacttacgtgccacgctatggggcgctggcggcggtttcgctagatttatatacaccaagattggtatcttgtgacgtgactgtgtaacgaacataaataacacgagttaacatgaaaatcatgacacgcatgtcatgtacattatgacttacgtgccacgctcatggggcgctggcggcggcttcgatagcttgatctaccccgaaattggtattgcgtgacgtgactgtgtaacgaacataaataacacgagttaacatgaaaatcatgacacgcatgtcgtgcacagcatgacttacgtgccacgctcatggggcgctggcggcggcttcgctagatttatatacaccaagattggtatcttgtgacgtgactgtgtaacgaacataaataacacgagttaacatgaaaatcatgacacgcatgtcatgtacattatgacttacgtgccacgctcatggggcgctggcggcggcttcgctagcttgatctaccccgaaattggtattgcgtgacgtgactgtgtaacgaacataaataacacgagttaacatgaaaatcatgacacgcatgtcatgtacagcatgacttacgtgccacgctcatggggcgctggcggcggtttcgctagatttatatatacaccaagattggtatcttgtgacgtgactgtgtagcgaacataaataacacgagttaacatgaaaatcatgacacgcatgtcatgtacattatgacttacgtgccacgctcatggggcgctggcggcggtttcgctagatttatatacaccaaaattggtatcttgtgacgtgactatgtgacgaacataataacacgagttaacatgaaaatcatgacacgcatgtcatgtacagcatgacttacgtgccacgctcatggggtgctggcggccgtttcgctagctttatatacaccaaaattggtatcttgcgacgtgaccgtgtgaggaacataaataacacgatttaacatgaaagtcactacacgtatgtcatgtacagcatgacttgcgtgccacgctcatggggcgctggcggccgtttatctggcttgatcgaccccgaagttggtagtgcgtgacgttactgtgtgacgaacataaataataagagttagcatgaaaaccatgacacgcattttcctcagtggcatacaagacgatgtatgcagctctttgctggctgcttcgcattacatcgattcccacaatgcgtgggatctgccggctttttttttaagaattttttttgttgttgttgaaacggtatgctcattttgtggcTTAATGTCCATCGCAGTCatcgataacctgttccatcaatcttcgtgcgcgaagcagcctttcataattcgttcaacttatatttgagggcactaaaagcgccgcgcgtttggcggcagtcacgtggtattttttaaaattcgcgcactTAAatgaaaggccggaaaaaatttaggcaggggagttatctcaacacagattgaaaaattcgatgcttctgaacaagcgctacaacatttacattgaaaatttttctctagagttactacttaaaaagttcattaagcaatctttgttaattaccaagcttggcggattggaaaaaatattctgacgtgctctacaCGGCTCCGAACAATACTGCAATAATtgtagacgcgtagcgcctatgcttacttttttattacttggtgctttttagctgaaacaccctgtatattacaACAGCAGCTAACATAacattgttcttttattttggtaGTAGTCTTCATTGTGTGCAAGGTTGTAGCAGTGTCATACGCTGGAATTACCATACCATTCATTGTTGCTGAAATGTATGGATCATGGCAGATAGCTAAGTTTTCACCTTGAATTGCATGCAGAAAGGGGTATGTGACATGAGGCAGATCTTTCTACCCACCGATGAGATTTTCTTGCGCAGTGGTAGCAGCAGCACTGCCTCTGGCATGTTCACTAATGAAGGAGTGAACAAATACCCGTATTACAAAAGCTCAGCAAAATTGACTTCAGCCACACTACCATGGCAGATTACATCTTTGCATCAAGGCAAAAAGTGGCTATGAGATTTATCAAATACATTAACCTGACATTTATTTTTGAATCGCACAATGATGTGTTTCTTGGACTGCTTGGGCACCACTGTTCCATCTCGCTTCACTGGGAATAACAGAATGAGTAGATGCTGTTCAGCTGAAGGCATAGCACTGCATCTGCCATAAATACCTCCAAGAATCGCAGTCGCATCACATCATGAGCTGGTTACCAAGGCACGAGCAGGGTGCTAACGCTTCAGGTGGGAAAGAAAAAGGGATTGCACCTGTTCCTATGAGTTTTCCTATTGAGCACTTGGTGCATGACCTGGCagtgaaaataatgcattttataTCACATGCAACTTGTGATTCATGCACAGCGGAAAAAGTTCCACTAAGAGACTACGGACATTCAGGAACGCCATTACTTTGGTGAGCAACATGTCTTTGGAGTACTACTACTTTTAAAGTGCAAGATGATCAACTTTCTGAAATTCAATGCTTACCCAAATAGTAGCTCAATTTTCAGGCTTCATTTTGAGGCTgcatattgttctgtcacatttATTCAGTCATCACTTGCTCAAACCTTTATAGCCGAAATGCAATAAGCAGTGTTTCAACCTTTTTATTGTGATTAAGCTACTACTGCAGTAAGTATGTTTTCACTGTGTCACTAGGTCAAGGAAAATAATTAGGAAAGAGGGTTGAAATTTGGGATTTCCTGTATGCATTGTAGAATCCTGCTATTTATATTTTCTTCTGCATGGATAAATTTCACTCATTGCTTGATTAGTTTTTTATCTTGTTTTTATGCAGGCCTGCCAGACTGATGATAATGACACATGTGGAggtttggttttgtttttgtgctcataGATGGGCATAACACAAGCACACAGGTGTCGCACAGAACTGTTCGTGATGCAGAAGTTCAGTGCAGCCCTTCAACCACTTCACGCCACAGTGGGCCAAACCAGAGAACTTGTTTCAGCGGCTATGAAAGCGTAAAATCATGCTGTTCTGCCATGAGAGATCTCTGTGGTGTCACATTGGAAATGCATGCAGTTTTATTTGCGCTGCTGCCTGTCGCTGCTGACCGCTCATGTGATGTTTCCATGCATGACAGACTCCTGCTTTTTTTAATGAACCTAAAGTTGGGCATTACGTACTCATCCCTTGCCATTTTGTTTTCTGTAAGCAGAATGACTGCTGCAAGGCATTTTATTAGCGTGCTTCGCACATTGGCTGCCACAACTCAGAAATTGATATTCGTTCCACCCAGACACATCATCAGGTCTCTAATGCCCAATTGCTTCAAAGTACACTACCCAAATTGCACCATGATTATAGATTGCACGGAGGTTCCCACAGAGCAGTCAGCTTCTGTAGCACAGCAGAGGGCACTCTATCAAAACTACAAGGGTGGCTACACGCTGAAATTTCTTGTAGCAATCACACCCAATGGAGCTGTCTGTTTTCATTCTAAGGCATATGGTGGAAGGTGTTCTGATGCTTTCATCACAGTGCATTCCGACTTCCTCAAAGAAGTAGAACTAGGCGACATGATCATGGCTGATAAGGGGTTTCCTGGCATTACTGCGGATCTCGGGAAGGCAggggctgtacttgttatgcctCCTTTTCTCAGAGGCCAGGGTCAGTTCTCGGAGGCCGATGTACGGCAGACTTATAacatttgtagcgaagcgttcctactcagtaatgggtcgtcctctcgagcgccttccagcgggtcgttctcttctctgagagcacgctcctcgtgcagagagtcggccccgctttgactgtcgctgccgtgcgccgtcgctgagtgcccgttaataaacgtcttgacaatttggtggagagtgctgtgccctttaaacaactacggtccgcattcgatgcccttggagcttcgatcccgtaccgtgcctgctaccatgactcaagacgccgcccagcaaacacctcctcttgcaccgacgccatgtccgggtgtcccccgcatccgcgaccctcctaacttcaccggcgcggatggcaccgacgtcgaggactggctcgcgatctacgagcgtgtgagcttccccaataaatgggacgaggcaggcaaactgagcaacctcgttttctacctcgcgggtgtggcaagtctatggtacaacaaccacgcatccgatttcgctacgtggtccgctttcaaaaccgccatcatcgacgtgtttggccgctctgccgttcgcaagctgcaagccgaacagcgtttacgtgaacgagcccagcagtccggcgagtctttcacgagctacattaaAGACGtgctggacttgtgcaagaaagccaacgcaaccatgtctgaagccgacaagatgccttcaccatgctactcgccaaaaaccctcgcaatgtggcagaggtcatcat includes the following:
- the LOC119406890 gene encoding uncharacterized protein LOC119406890; amino-acid sequence: MHTSPVLWTQKEHCQDMNDGHNTSTQVSHRTVRDAEVQCSPSTTSRHSGPNQRTCFSGYESVKSCCSAMRDLCGVTLEMHAVLFALLPVAADRSCDVSMHDRLLLFLMNLKLGITYSSLAILFSVSRMTAARHFISVLRTLAATTQKLIFVPPRHIIRSLMPNCFKVHYPNCTMIIDCTEVPTEQSASVAQQRALYQNYKGGYTLKFLVAITPNGAVCFHSKAYGGRCSDAFITVHSDFLKEVELGDMIMADKGFPGITADLGKAGAVLVMPPFLRGQGQFSEADVRQTYNIARVRIHVERMIQRIKMYNVLNTRVPIELIPAMPDVFHMCCVLANMQPPIIKEPTTAES